One region of Ictalurus furcatus strain D&B chromosome 17, Billie_1.0, whole genome shotgun sequence genomic DNA includes:
- the zgc:113691 gene encoding uncharacterized protein zgc:113691 gives MMMARKVSVHDTQKLVEQYRSERDEAVQRENALKEKLRQYELRTKSTETVKQKLKTLTLENKELRRQVKTLRNEIGLESSPHFQGKTTKDIISDLQEKERECNALAEKAGRLNLTIDELSSELANAVTSKTLLEEKVQSLQLNLKDMTNNQRRLLKLWEDKKAQREPILLPAITQRTVQKLLAHKAVQTDMSISSTHILPANVFETRLRWEPEKNRNLERRNITLPNGSHSK, from the coding sequence ATGATGATGGCTAGAAAAGTATCTGTACATGACACACAAAAACTGGTGGAGCAATACCGCTCGGAACGAGATGAGGCCGTTCAGCGTGAGAATGCCCTCAAGGAGAAACTGAGACAATACGAATTGAGGACAAAGTCGACCGAGACTGTCAAACAGAAACTCAAAACCCTGACGTTGGAGAACAAAGAGCTCAGGAGGCAGGTGAAAACGTTAAGGAACGAGATCGGCCTGGAGTCAAGCCCACATTTTCAAGGCAAAACCACTAAGGATATCATCAGTGACCTGcaggagaaagagcgagagtgCAATGCGCTGGCGGAAAAGGCTGGAAGGTTGAACCTGACCATCGACGAACTGTCATCTGAGTTGGCCAACGCGGTCACCTCCAAAACTCTGCTGGAGGAAAAAGTCCAGTCGCTTCAGCTCAACCTCAAGGACATGACCAACAACCAGCGCCGCCTGCTGAAGCTGTGGGAGGATAAAAAAGCTCAGCGTGAGCCCATCCTGCTGCCTGCCATCACGCAGAGAACAGTACAGAAACTGCTGGCCCATAAAGCTGTCCAGACCGACATGTCCATCAGCTCCACGCACATCCTCCCCGCAAACGTGTTCGAAACCAGACTGAGATGGGAACCTGAGAAAAACAGGAACCTGGAGAGAAGAAACATCACGTTACCCAACGGCAGCCATTCAAAATGA